Proteins co-encoded in one Rhopalosiphum maidis isolate BTI-1 chromosome 2, ASM367621v3, whole genome shotgun sequence genomic window:
- the LOC113553457 gene encoding PDZ domain-containing protein GIPC1 has translation MPLFNRKTVQKIKDEPATVQNKHNEHDDQMKQNLVFHCQQAQGSPTGLVSNFSNVRELYQRVADCYDFPSDEILFCTLNTHKMDMTKLLGSQIGLDDFIFVHRKGRPKEIEIAKTNEALGLTITDNGSGYCFIKRIKENSIIDKISYISVGDHIEKIDNETMVGRRHYEVAKMLKDIPKGTVFTLRLIEPIKAGFSNIEPRGSRRGKNASYGNGKDTLRFKANGAAQIQKETDESKKGIDKINQLLENLLGISDFELATQIWEKGEDKLNSMDFAEAIDNSDLDELGFTDDFIIELWGVITDARAGRLKN, from the exons atgccttTGTTCAACCGGAAAACCGTGCAAAAGATCAAGGACGAACCGGCCACGGTGCAGAACAAGCACAACGAACACGACGATCAAATGAAACAAAACTTGGTATTCCACTGCCAACAAGCCCAAGGAAGTCCGACGGGACTGGTGTCAAATTTCTCCAACGTCCGTGAATTGTACCAGAGGGTGGCCGACTGTTATGACTTTCCTTCGGACGAA ATTCTGTTTTGCACATTAAATACTCACAAAATGGACATGACAAAACTTTTGGGTAGTCAAATCGGTCtggatgattttatttttgtacatcgtaaag gaCGACCAAAAGAAATCGAAATTGCTAAGACGAACGAAGCACTTGGTCTGACAATCACAGATAATGGATCtggatattgttttataaaacgtattaaagaaaatagcATCATTGATAAAATTTCCTACATAAGt gtaGGTGatcatattgaaaaaatagacAATGAAACAATGGTAGGCAGAAGACACTATGAAGTTGCCAAGATGTTAAAAGACATTCCAAAAGGAACTGTATTCACGTTACGATTAATAGAGCCAATTAAAGCGGGATTTT CGAATATCGAGCCAAGGGGTTCCAGACGAGGGAAGAATGCTTCGTATGGAAATGGGAAAGATACGTTACGGTTCAAAGCCAACGGTGCAGCTCAAATTCAAAAAgag acTGATGAGTCCAAAAAGGGTATTGATAAAATCAATCAACTTCTGGAAAACTTGTTGGGAATTAGCGACTTTGAACttg CCACACAAATTTGGGAAAAAGGCGAAGATAAGCTGAACAGTATGGACTTTGCAGAAGCTATCGATAACTCTGACTTAGATGAATTAGGATTCACAGACGATTTCATCATTGAACTATGGGGTGTCATAACAGATGCTAGGGCTGGACGCTTGAAAAATTAA